The genomic interval CGGAGAATACAAAGACGATAAAAGAGAAGGTTCTTGGAAAACGTTGTATGAAACGGGAGAAGTTCTTCGAGATACTCCGTATGTCGCCGGTTTAAAAGAAGGCGAAGAAAAGAAGCTCAAAAGAGACGGAGTTCAGACTGAAAGCACCGTTTACAAAGCGGATAAGAAAAACGGCCCTTATTGGAAGAAAAACAATGAAGGCCTGATGGACGAAGAAGGAGTTTACAAAGACGACCAGAAGGACGGAGTTTGGACGGAATATTACGCCGAGCCAGGACAGAACGGAGCGAAGAAAAAAGTTTCTACTTATTCCAACGGGATCAAACAAGGTCCGGAGACTTCTTATCACAAAGACGGGACAACTGTTCAGAGTGAAGGTTCTTACAAAGACGATTTGAAGACAGGAATCTGGAAAACATATTACGACAACGGTTCGATCCAGATGGAAGGCGGTTACAAACCGAAACCGGCGCCTGCGGATGAAAAGGAAAAAGATCCGAAAGAGAAAAAAGCGCTTCGTTCCGGTTACTGGAAAGAATATTATAAAAATGGAAATGTCTTTGCCGAAGGCCAGAGAGAACACACTCGGAAGGGAGTTTGGAAGTTTAACTGGAGCAACGGAAATCCTGCTTACAAAGGCGAGATGATGAACGAGTTTATGATGTCCTCCGCGGAAGCATACAACAAGGAAGGACAACTGATCGGAAAAGGAAAACTTCAATTTTCCATCATGAATATAGACGAGGCGACTAACGAGCTGAAGGCGAGTTACAGACCCGATATTCCGTTTACGTATTATAAGAATGGGGCAAAACAATTCGAGATCCTGAGCGAATCCAAAGCGATCGAATACGACGAAAGCGGAGCGAAACTCGGGGAAGGTCCGATCATGCCTGGAACGAACAAGAAGAACGGTTGTTGGTCTGTGGGTTCGGGTAAGACGTATTACATCAACGGAAACGAGAACAAAAGAATGGGAGAAATGCAGGGTTGTAAATAGTCCTCCCTTTTTTACTCTGTATTTGTTCTTCCGACAAAGGAGTTGCGTCGAAAAAAGATTGAAGCGGACTTGAAGTCCGTTTTCGAGTAGAATTTCGGTGGATTTTTTTGAAACGGTTTGTGTGTGCGTGGATCCGTTTTCTCGGAAGAACCTTTCGGTTTTTAAAAAATCGAAAAATAAGGATCTAAGAATCAAAGAAAAAGCAGGAGGTAAACTTCTGCTTTTTTGTTTTCAGACCTGAATGCTTTTTCGAATTCTCCGATAATATCGTATGAGCACTGAAACCAATCCTCGTTCTTTTTGGAAACGAGATCTTACGATTTTTATTCCCACCGCCATTCTATTTTTCGTTTTAGGTTTTTTCTTGAGAAC from Leptospira stimsonii carries:
- a CDS encoding LIC20035 family adhesin; amino-acid sequence: MKQFCLSLLAVLAVSCSTIPGVENKGKDQEIQILPPNIRVEKYKDTFNMKAEGPVVTDCSGKPCTPEQLDGLKPDQIKKFKKNGAWKEYQEKEDSATKKKISVLIRTGEYKDDKREGSWKTLYETGEVLRDTPYVAGLKEGEEKKLKRDGVQTESTVYKADKKNGPYWKKNNEGLMDEEGVYKDDQKDGVWTEYYAEPGQNGAKKKVSTYSNGIKQGPETSYHKDGTTVQSEGSYKDDLKTGIWKTYYDNGSIQMEGGYKPKPAPADEKEKDPKEKKALRSGYWKEYYKNGNVFAEGQREHTRKGVWKFNWSNGNPAYKGEMMNEFMMSSAEAYNKEGQLIGKGKLQFSIMNIDEATNELKASYRPDIPFTYYKNGAKQFEILSESKAIEYDESGAKLGEGPIMPGTNKKNGCWSVGSGKTYYINGNENKRMGEMQGCK